From the Exiguobacterium aurantiacum genome, one window contains:
- the hpf gene encoding ribosome hibernation-promoting factor, HPF/YfiA family, translated as MIYNIRGENIEVTPAIQDYVEKKLDKLTRYFTTPTDAQTAYVNLKVYNEKQKVEVTIPMPNLLLRAEETNLDMYAAIDLVVDKLERQIRKHKTKLNRKSRAKDGGIGEYFKSLEGPEDVVVYDEDEAELELVRTKRFTLKPMDTEEAILQMDMLGHSFFVFSDAETGNTNVVYRRKDGKYGLIEPE; from the coding sequence ATGATTTATAACATTCGCGGCGAAAACATTGAAGTCACACCAGCCATCCAAGACTATGTGGAGAAAAAGCTGGACAAATTGACTCGGTATTTCACAACTCCTACGGATGCACAGACGGCTTACGTCAACTTGAAAGTGTACAACGAGAAGCAAAAAGTGGAAGTGACGATCCCGATGCCGAACTTGTTGCTCCGTGCTGAGGAGACCAACCTCGACATGTACGCGGCAATCGACCTCGTCGTCGACAAATTGGAACGTCAAATCCGTAAGCACAAAACGAAACTCAACCGTAAATCGCGTGCCAAAGATGGCGGTATCGGCGAGTACTTCAAATCACTCGAAGGTCCTGAAGACGTGGTCGTCTATGATGAGGACGAGGCAGAACTCGAACTCGTGCGGACGAAGCGTTTCACGCTTAAACCGATGGACACGGAAGAAGCGATTCTTCAGATGGACATGCTCGGTCACAGCTTCTTCGTCTTCTCAGACGCAGAGACGGGCAACACGAACGTCGTCTACCGTCGTAAAGACGGCAAATACGGCTTGATTGAACCTGAATAA
- the cspD gene encoding cold-shock protein CspD, giving the protein MVGKVKWFNSEKGFGFIEVEGGKDVFVHFSAIQTDGYKSLDEGQEVEFEIVDGERGPQAANVTKL; this is encoded by the coding sequence ATGGTAGGTAAAGTAAAATGGTTTAACTCAGAAAAAGGTTTTGGATTCATCGAAGTAGAAGGCGGCAAAGACGTATTCGTACACTTCTCAGCAATCCAAACTGACGGCTACAAATCACTTGACGAAGGTCAAGAGGTAGAGTTTGAAATCGTTGATGGCGAGCGTGGCCCACAAGCGGCTAACGTTACAAAATTATAA
- the secA gene encoding preprotein translocase subunit SecA, which translates to MANFLKDLFAPQKRVLKKAEKAADLVESFAEPIKALSDEALQAKSVEFRERLDKGETLDDILPEAFAVCREASERVLGMRHYRVQLIGGYVLHNGDIAEMKTGEGKTLVATLPVYLNALTGRGVHVVTVNEYLARRDKELMEPLYFALGLSVGLNVSNMDRVEKQAAYNCDITYSTNNELGFDYLRDNMVLYKEDRVQRELYFTIVDEVDSILVDEARTPLIISGSAQKSTELYTRADAFVRTLKIEDDYTVDVKTKSVLLTDKGVDLAEKFFGIDNLFAIEHVSVNHHVGLALRANAVMHHDVDYMVRDGQVMIIDQFTGRVMDGRRYSEGLHQAIEAKEGVEIQRESMTLATITYQNYFRMYEKLAGMTGTAKTEEEEFRNIYNMQVVTIPTNKPILREDRSDLIFKSMEGKFKAVVDEIMAAHATGQPVLVGTVAVETSEYLSKLLSKKKIKHEVLNAKNHAREAEIVENAGQKGSVTIATNMAGRGTDIKLGEGVIELGGLYIVGTERHESRRIDNQLRGRAGRQGDPGKSQFYLSLEDELMRRFGTDSLQSMMERLGMDDTQPIESRMVSKAVESAQKRVEGNNYDARKQLLGYDNVMADQRKVMYKDRASILENESVTDIVRSMIQETVETGVAQYTPLELVPEEWNIDELAHWANQTLALEQPVEGKDFFGKEREEIIELLAERTNAQYEAKRQLAPPERFNEFEKIIVLRAVDSHWMAHIDHMDQLRQGIHLRAYGQNDPLREYQAEGINMFDAMNAAISEEVTGFVLRAEVGDNLRREKVVEEEVAVSGKDDTPVKKKPVRRSEDQRLGRNDPCWCGSGKKFKNCHGKQQA; encoded by the coding sequence ATGGCGAACTTTTTGAAAGATTTATTTGCTCCACAGAAACGAGTATTGAAAAAAGCAGAAAAAGCGGCAGACCTCGTCGAGTCGTTCGCCGAACCGATCAAGGCGTTGTCTGACGAAGCACTCCAGGCGAAGTCGGTCGAGTTCCGTGAGCGCCTAGACAAGGGTGAGACGCTCGATGATATCTTGCCAGAAGCGTTCGCGGTCTGCCGCGAGGCGTCTGAGCGTGTGCTCGGCATGCGCCATTACCGCGTCCAGCTCATCGGGGGTTACGTGCTCCATAACGGTGACATCGCTGAGATGAAGACCGGGGAAGGGAAGACACTCGTCGCGACCCTCCCGGTGTACTTGAACGCACTCACAGGCCGTGGCGTCCACGTCGTGACGGTCAACGAATACTTGGCCCGTCGTGACAAAGAACTCATGGAGCCGCTCTACTTCGCGCTCGGCCTCTCGGTCGGTCTCAACGTGTCGAACATGGACCGCGTCGAGAAGCAGGCGGCGTACAACTGTGACATCACCTACTCGACGAACAACGAGCTCGGTTTCGACTACTTGCGTGACAACATGGTCCTTTATAAAGAAGACCGTGTCCAACGCGAGCTCTACTTCACGATCGTCGATGAAGTCGACTCGATTCTCGTCGATGAGGCGCGGACCCCGCTCATCATCTCGGGATCGGCCCAAAAATCGACGGAGCTCTACACACGGGCCGATGCTTTCGTGCGGACGCTCAAGATCGAGGACGACTACACGGTCGACGTGAAGACGAAATCGGTCCTCTTGACGGACAAAGGGGTCGACCTCGCCGAGAAGTTCTTCGGCATCGACAACTTGTTCGCGATCGAGCACGTCTCGGTCAACCACCACGTCGGGCTCGCCCTTCGTGCCAACGCCGTCATGCATCATGACGTCGACTATATGGTCCGTGACGGCCAAGTCATGATCATCGACCAGTTCACCGGTCGTGTCATGGACGGACGCCGCTACTCGGAAGGGTTGCACCAGGCGATCGAGGCGAAAGAAGGCGTCGAGATTCAACGTGAATCGATGACGCTCGCGACGATCACGTATCAGAACTACTTCCGCATGTATGAGAAGCTGGCCGGGATGACCGGGACGGCGAAGACGGAGGAAGAAGAGTTCCGTAACATCTATAACATGCAGGTCGTGACGATCCCGACGAACAAACCGATCCTTCGGGAAGACCGTTCGGATCTCATCTTCAAATCGATGGAAGGCAAGTTCAAAGCCGTCGTCGACGAGATCATGGCAGCCCACGCGACGGGACAACCGGTCCTCGTCGGGACGGTCGCCGTCGAAACGTCGGAGTATTTGAGCAAACTTCTCTCGAAGAAAAAGATCAAACATGAAGTGTTGAATGCGAAGAACCACGCCCGTGAGGCCGAAATCGTCGAGAACGCCGGCCAAAAAGGTTCGGTCACGATCGCGACGAACATGGCTGGACGCGGTACCGACATCAAGCTCGGCGAAGGCGTCATCGAGCTCGGCGGATTATACATCGTCGGGACCGAGCGCCACGAGTCGCGCCGGATCGATAACCAGCTCCGTGGACGGGCCGGACGACAAGGGGATCCGGGTAAATCCCAGTTCTACTTGTCACTTGAAGATGAGCTCATGCGCCGCTTCGGGACGGACAGCCTCCAGAGCATGATGGAGCGCCTCGGCATGGACGACACGCAACCGATCGAGAGCCGCATGGTCTCGAAAGCGGTCGAGTCGGCCCAGAAACGTGTCGAAGGGAACAACTATGATGCGCGGAAACAGCTCCTCGGGTACGATAACGTCATGGCCGACCAACGGAAAGTCATGTACAAAGACCGGGCCAGCATCCTCGAGAACGAGTCGGTCACGGACATCGTCCGTTCGATGATTCAAGAGACGGTCGAGACGGGCGTTGCGCAATACACGCCGCTCGAGCTCGTACCGGAAGAGTGGAACATCGATGAGCTCGCGCACTGGGCCAACCAGACGCTTGCCCTCGAGCAACCGGTCGAAGGCAAAGACTTCTTCGGCAAAGAGCGTGAAGAGATCATCGAGCTCCTCGCTGAACGTACGAACGCGCAGTATGAGGCGAAACGCCAACTCGCGCCGCCGGAACGCTTCAACGAGTTCGAGAAGATCATCGTCCTCCGTGCCGTCGATTCGCACTGGATGGCACACATCGACCATATGGACCAACTTCGTCAAGGGATCCACTTGCGCGCTTACGGACAGAACGACCCGCTCCGCGAGTATCAGGCGGAAGGGATCAACATGTTCGATGCGATGAACGCGGCCATCTCCGAAGAAGTGACCGGCTTCGTGCTCCGCGCCGAAGTCGGCGACAACCTCCGACGCGAGAAAGTCGTCGAGGAGGAAGTGGCGGTGTCTGGCAAGGACGACACGCCGGTGAAGAAAAAGCCGGTCCGTCGTTCTGAAGACCAACGGCTCGGGCGCAACGACCCGTGCTGGTGCGGTTCAGGCAAGAAGTTCAAAAACTGCCACGGCAAACAACAGGCTTAA
- the prfB gene encoding peptide chain release factor 2 produces the protein MEISDIRNELEAMAKRLENYRQSLNLTEKQARIAELENEMTYPDFWDSQEKAQKVIDESNALKAMVDKYQELADGHEDGEVTLELIKEEPDAEMQGELGEMVTALKADFDAFELEILLNGPYDANNAILELHPGAGGTESQDWASLLLRMYQRFADKQGWKVETVDYLPGEEAGVKSVTLRIVGHNAYGYLKAEKGIHRLVRISPFDSSGRRHTSFVSCDVMPEFNDDIEIEVKTEDLRIDTYRASGAGGQHINTTDSAVRITHVPTGVVVSCQAERSQIKNREAAMKMLKAKLYQRELDEQQRKLDEIRGEKTDIGWGSQIRSYVFHPYAMVKDHRTSYEVGNTSGVMDGDIMGFIDAYLRKTNM, from the coding sequence ATGGAAATTTCAGATATTCGCAACGAACTCGAGGCGATGGCGAAACGCCTCGAGAATTATCGCCAATCGCTCAACCTGACAGAGAAGCAGGCCCGCATCGCCGAGCTCGAGAATGAGATGACGTACCCAGACTTCTGGGACAGCCAAGAGAAGGCGCAAAAAGTCATCGACGAGTCGAACGCGCTCAAAGCGATGGTCGACAAATACCAAGAGCTCGCCGATGGGCATGAAGACGGCGAAGTCACGCTCGAATTGATCAAGGAAGAGCCGGACGCCGAGATGCAAGGAGAATTAGGAGAGATGGTCACGGCGCTCAAGGCTGACTTCGACGCGTTCGAACTCGAGATCCTCTTGAACGGACCGTACGACGCTAACAACGCCATCCTTGAGCTTCACCCGGGTGCGGGCGGTACCGAGTCGCAAGACTGGGCCTCGCTCCTGCTGCGTATGTACCAACGTTTCGCGGACAAGCAAGGCTGGAAAGTCGAGACGGTCGATTATCTGCCGGGCGAAGAAGCCGGCGTCAAGTCGGTCACGCTCCGCATCGTCGGGCATAACGCCTACGGTTATTTGAAGGCTGAGAAAGGGATTCACCGTTTGGTCCGGATCTCGCCGTTCGATTCGTCGGGCCGCCGCCATACGTCGTTCGTCTCGTGCGACGTCATGCCGGAATTCAATGACGACATCGAAATCGAAGTGAAGACTGAAGACCTCCGGATCGATACGTACCGCGCGTCAGGCGCCGGCGGTCAGCACATCAACACGACCGACTCGGCCGTCCGGATCACGCATGTGCCTACGGGCGTCGTCGTCTCGTGTCAAGCCGAGCGTTCGCAAATCAAGAACCGCGAAGCAGCGATGAAAATGCTCAAGGCAAAACTGTATCAACGCGAACTCGACGAGCAGCAACGCAAGCTCGATGAGATTCGTGGCGAGAAGACAGACATCGGCTGGGGCAGCCAAATCCGTTCGTACGTCTTCCACCCGTACGCGATGGTCAAGGACCACCGGACGAGTTATGAAGTCGGGAACACGAGCGGCGTCATGGATGGGGACATCATGGGCTTCATCGACGCTTACCTCCGCAAGACAAATATGTGA
- the ftsE gene encoding cell division ATP-binding protein FtsE: MISMQKVSKVYPNGVVAVDDLDLQIQDGEFLYVVGPSGAGKSTFMKMIYREEKPSSGQLLIDGIDVGKLKNRHVPKLRRQLGVIFQDYKLLPSLTVYENVAFALEVVQADTNTMRKQVMDVLNLVGLKHKARNYPDELSGGEQQRVSIARAIVNKPKLIIADEPTGNLDPDTAWGIMEVFQEIHRRGATIVMATHNRDIVDRIRHRVIAIENGKVVRDEEKGAYGYDI; the protein is encoded by the coding sequence ATGATTTCGATGCAAAAAGTCAGCAAAGTGTATCCAAACGGCGTCGTCGCAGTCGACGACCTCGATTTGCAGATCCAAGACGGCGAATTTCTTTACGTCGTCGGACCATCCGGCGCCGGGAAATCGACGTTCATGAAAATGATTTATCGGGAGGAGAAACCGTCGAGCGGCCAGCTCTTGATTGACGGGATCGACGTCGGCAAACTGAAAAACCGCCACGTCCCGAAATTACGCCGTCAACTCGGCGTCATCTTCCAAGACTACAAGTTGTTACCGTCACTGACGGTATATGAGAACGTCGCGTTCGCACTCGAGGTCGTCCAGGCCGACACGAACACGATGCGCAAACAGGTCATGGACGTGTTGAACCTCGTCGGCCTGAAGCACAAGGCGCGCAACTATCCGGATGAACTATCGGGTGGGGAGCAGCAACGTGTGTCGATCGCCCGTGCCATCGTCAATAAGCCTAAGCTCATCATCGCCGACGAGCCGACCGGTAACTTAGACCCGGATACGGCTTGGGGCATCATGGAAGTATTCCAAGAGATTCACCGTCGCGGGGCGACGATCGTCATGGCGACGCACAACCGTGACATCGTCGACCGAATCCGCCATCGCGTCATCGCGATCGAGAACGGGAAAGTCGTCCGCGATGAAGAGAAAGGAGCATATGGCTATGATATTTAA
- a CDS encoding competence protein ComK, with amino-acid sequence MRPYHSEEKYRITKRTVAILPCRDMSMQSRVILEDGSEITTPLRPYQLLQLSCRQYSSSIEERIFVAKRVAGVKGKVPVVIEPTSGLVFFPTKSPKRPDCEWYAWSHIRDISSDPLESNGSVVTQDGHRIQTNATAYVLRNQLKATGELVARFQQLNQSATLNS; translated from the coding sequence ATGCGCCCCTACCATTCCGAGGAGAAATACCGTATCACGAAACGGACTGTGGCGATTTTGCCATGTCGAGACATGTCGATGCAGTCGCGAGTCATTCTCGAGGACGGATCTGAGATCACGACGCCGCTCCGGCCCTACCAACTGTTGCAACTCTCGTGCCGTCAGTACAGCAGTTCGATCGAGGAACGCATCTTCGTTGCCAAGCGCGTCGCTGGTGTCAAAGGCAAAGTACCTGTCGTCATCGAACCGACGTCCGGACTCGTTTTTTTCCCGACGAAGTCTCCGAAGCGCCCTGATTGCGAATGGTACGCTTGGTCCCACATCCGTGACATCTCGAGTGACCCGCTAGAGTCGAACGGCTCGGTCGTCACCCAGGACGGGCACCGGATCCAAACGAATGCGACCGCGTACGTCCTCCGCAACCAGCTGAAAGCGACGGGCGAACTCGTCGCTCGGTTCCAACAATTAAACCAGAGCGCAACGCTCAACTCTTGA
- a CDS encoding EscU/YscU/HrcU family type III secretion system export apparatus switch protein, with protein sequence MYQRMDLTKRKTAAVVRYDETIDRAPVVVARGTGTVADKILDEARSRGVAIEHDHSLLGHLLDLDLGDAIPPQLYDVMAEVLLLIEELDTIKGDPS encoded by the coding sequence ATGTATCAACGTATGGATTTGACGAAACGAAAGACGGCCGCCGTCGTCCGCTATGACGAGACGATCGACCGGGCCCCGGTCGTCGTCGCCCGCGGGACAGGCACCGTTGCCGATAAAATTTTAGACGAGGCGAGATCGCGCGGTGTCGCCATCGAGCACGACCACTCGCTCCTTGGCCACCTGCTCGACCTTGACCTCGGGGACGCAATCCCCCCTCAACTGTATGACGTCATGGCCGAAGTGCTATTACTGATTGAAGAACTCGATACTATCAAAGGAGACCCATCATGA
- a CDS encoding YitT family protein codes for MKQIVKDYIYLLTGSVFVASAFSLFLLPNNLASGGVSGISIITYELFNISPGAFQLVSNVLLLLVGWMILGLGFGVKSLVGSIFLPGVILFYEAIDAGAAVNDTLLAAIFGGAGVGIGLGLIFRGRASTGGMDLLAQILHKFTHIPLYLCIAILDGAVVLVAAVTFSFTTGLYALIALFITIKMIDFVQLGFTQDKMAYVISEKRAVITRAVFDELDRGATEIQAIGAYSRLERPMLLVVVRQNEVSRLKEIIRRIDPDAFLIFSEAHEVMGQGFTSDKRYINVP; via the coding sequence ATGAAGCAAATCGTCAAAGACTACATCTATTTATTGACCGGGTCCGTGTTCGTCGCCTCGGCGTTCAGCTTGTTCCTGCTGCCGAACAACCTCGCCTCGGGCGGCGTCAGCGGGATCTCGATCATCACGTACGAGCTGTTCAACATCTCGCCGGGGGCGTTCCAGCTCGTGTCGAACGTGTTGCTCCTCCTCGTCGGCTGGATGATCCTCGGGCTTGGCTTCGGCGTCAAGTCGCTCGTCGGGTCGATTTTCTTGCCGGGCGTGATCTTATTCTATGAGGCGATCGACGCAGGTGCCGCCGTCAATGACACGCTGCTCGCGGCCATCTTCGGCGGGGCCGGTGTCGGGATCGGTCTCGGGCTCATCTTCCGAGGGCGTGCCTCGACCGGTGGGATGGACTTGCTCGCGCAAATCCTACATAAATTCACCCACATCCCGCTCTATCTCTGTATCGCCATCCTCGACGGTGCGGTCGTCCTCGTCGCCGCTGTCACGTTCTCGTTCACGACGGGGCTGTACGCGCTCATCGCCCTCTTCATCACGATCAAGATGATCGATTTCGTCCAGCTTGGCTTCACGCAGGACAAGATGGCGTACGTCATCTCGGAGAAGCGAGCCGTCATCACGCGCGCCGTCTTCGACGAGCTCGACCGGGGCGCGACGGAGATTCAGGCGATCGGGGCGTACTCGCGTCTCGAGCGTCCGATGCTCCTCGTCGTCGTCCGCCAGAACGAGGTGAGCCGTCTGAAAGAGATTATCCGCCGCATCGACCCCGACGCGTTCCTCATCTTCAGCGAGGCGCACGAGGTGATGGGGCAAGGGTTCACGTCGGACAAACGCTATATCAACGTGCCGTGA
- a CDS encoding murein hydrolase activator EnvC family protein, which produces MKRSLALGLSLTLLASPVMATEKDTLKARQDRLSNQLEESKKAQDETDAELDITEAERDAVSTEIRAVNERLEGLSEQIAVQQEEADAARTELEETRDQLAAHGQYLESQKALLSERLRVLQVHEDRSYLQVVFESRSFGDFVTRLLTAQTIAEQDRDLIHTYMNEVERLETLEARQRTQLSFLKQKERELVVTKQALDVAAEQKRDLLSELNEQVELLELEKMSREEEQALMNEQSRIIAGQLEAIAEAEREAAAAQARAEAKAKAEAEARAEAEAREQADAKAAADAKGQTEDKATTSPAPTAPPPAETPTNVTGPATSFVRPVSGYVSSPFGPRQNPLTGVAESHRGIDLVNATGTPIVAAAPGIVIKAAPATGYGNVVFVSHIVGGEVWTTVYGHLDAITVTSGQTVSAGQTVGTLGNTGWSTGPHLHFELHRGQWAPGQPNAVDPGPYIGY; this is translated from the coding sequence ATGAAACGTTCGCTTGCGCTTGGATTAAGTTTGACGCTACTTGCCTCGCCGGTCATGGCGACGGAGAAAGACACGCTGAAAGCACGACAAGATCGTCTATCCAATCAATTGGAGGAGTCCAAGAAAGCGCAAGACGAGACGGACGCCGAGCTCGACATCACCGAGGCGGAACGCGACGCGGTATCGACAGAGATTCGCGCCGTCAATGAACGTCTCGAGGGATTAAGTGAACAGATCGCCGTCCAACAGGAAGAAGCGGACGCGGCGCGCACTGAGCTCGAGGAAACCCGTGATCAACTCGCTGCCCATGGGCAGTACCTCGAAAGCCAGAAGGCGCTCCTTAGTGAGCGTCTTCGTGTGCTTCAAGTACACGAGGACCGGTCCTATCTCCAAGTCGTCTTTGAGTCCCGCTCGTTCGGAGACTTCGTGACGCGGCTGTTGACCGCGCAGACGATCGCGGAGCAGGACCGGGACCTCATACATACGTACATGAATGAAGTCGAGCGGCTCGAAACGCTCGAGGCACGGCAGCGGACCCAGCTGTCGTTCTTGAAACAGAAAGAGCGGGAGCTCGTCGTGACGAAACAAGCGCTCGACGTCGCCGCCGAACAGAAGCGCGACTTGTTGTCGGAGCTGAACGAACAGGTCGAACTGCTCGAGCTTGAAAAAATGAGCCGGGAAGAAGAGCAGGCGCTCATGAATGAACAGAGCCGCATTATCGCCGGTCAACTTGAAGCAATCGCCGAGGCGGAACGGGAAGCGGCCGCAGCCCAGGCCCGAGCCGAAGCAAAGGCTAAAGCCGAGGCCGAAGCACGGGCGGAAGCCGAGGCGAGAGAACAGGCCGACGCCAAAGCCGCAGCGGACGCGAAAGGGCAGACGGAGGATAAGGCTACGACCTCTCCAGCGCCGACAGCACCACCGCCTGCGGAAACCCCGACGAACGTGACGGGACCGGCGACCTCGTTCGTCCGTCCGGTGTCCGGCTACGTGTCGAGCCCGTTTGGACCGCGTCAAAACCCGCTCACGGGCGTGGCGGAGTCGCATCGCGGCATCGATCTCGTCAATGCCACCGGGACCCCGATCGTCGCGGCGGCGCCAGGCATCGTCATCAAGGCGGCGCCGGCGACCGGATACGGCAATGTCGTCTTCGTGTCTCATATCGTCGGTGGGGAAGTGTGGACGACCGTCTATGGCCATCTTGACGCGATCACGGTCACGTCAGGCCAAACAGTCTCTGCCGGTCAGACCGTCGGCACGCTCGGCAACACGGGCTGGTCGACGGGACCGCATCTCCATTTCGAGTTACATCGCGGACAATGGGCGCCAGGGCAACCGAATGCGGTCGACCCGGGTCCTTATATCGGTTACTGA
- the cccB gene encoding cytochrome c551 has product MKKWMMAIGLGAMLTLGACGGGDEEETTSNGDGANTASVDAEAVYAQNCAACHGANLEGMSGPALEDVGARLSASEIEEVIRNGKGAMPANVIEDDEEITAVAAWLAEKK; this is encoded by the coding sequence ATGAAGAAATGGATGATGGCAATCGGCCTCGGCGCCATGCTCACGCTCGGTGCGTGCGGCGGTGGCGATGAAGAAGAGACGACGAGCAACGGGGACGGCGCGAACACGGCGTCAGTCGACGCGGAAGCGGTATACGCCCAAAACTGTGCGGCATGTCACGGCGCGAATTTGGAAGGCATGAGCGGACCGGCACTTGAAGACGTCGGTGCCCGCTTGTCGGCCAGTGAAATTGAAGAAGTCATTCGTAACGGGAAAGGCGCCATGCCTGCGAACGTGATCGAGGACGACGAAGAAATCACAGCCGTCGCGGCTTGGCTCGCTGAGAAGAAATAA
- the ftsX gene encoding permease-like cell division protein FtsX: MIFKSGFRHLREGFKGTLRNGWMTFAAISAVTITLLLVGVFALVMFNVNEISENVENDVEIQVFVTRTAEEANVEKLGENLEQIPGVASVTFSSKEDELENFRNQLGEDANAYGTVEKDNPLHDRYIVKASDPLNTETVADAVQSLDNVDKVTYGQDYIDKMFAFFNGIRIGGLVLIVGLTLMAMFLISNTIKMTIFSRRREIEIMRLVGAKNSFIRWPFFIEGLLLGVLGALIPIAVIYFGYDVAYSALQPSLDQLNSDIFKLIDPSVLTTQVSLVLLALGAFIGIWGSTTSLGRFLKV, translated from the coding sequence ATGATATTTAAAAGTGGATTCCGTCATCTGCGCGAAGGGTTCAAGGGAACACTTCGCAACGGTTGGATGACATTCGCGGCAATCAGTGCCGTCACCATCACCTTGTTACTCGTCGGGGTATTCGCCCTCGTCATGTTCAACGTCAACGAGATCTCGGAGAACGTCGAGAACGACGTCGAGATTCAAGTGTTCGTCACCCGCACTGCGGAGGAAGCGAACGTCGAGAAGCTCGGGGAGAACTTAGAACAAATCCCTGGCGTCGCGTCGGTCACGTTCAGCTCGAAAGAGGATGAACTTGAAAACTTCCGTAACCAGCTCGGGGAAGACGCGAACGCGTACGGGACGGTCGAGAAGGATAACCCGCTCCACGACCGTTATATCGTCAAGGCGTCAGACCCGCTCAACACGGAGACGGTCGCGGACGCGGTCCAGTCGCTCGACAACGTCGATAAGGTCACGTATGGACAGGACTATATCGACAAGATGTTCGCTTTCTTCAACGGGATTCGCATCGGTGGACTCGTGTTGATCGTCGGTCTCACGCTCATGGCGATGTTCCTCATCTCGAACACGATCAAGATGACGATCTTCTCACGCCGTCGCGAGATTGAGATCATGCGTCTCGTCGGGGCGAAAAACAGCTTCATCCGCTGGCCGTTCTTCATCGAAGGACTTCTCCTCGGTGTACTCGGCGCGCTCATCCCGATCGCCGTCATCTACTTCGGTTATGACGTCGCATATAGTGCTTTACAACCATCGCTAGATCAACTGAATAGTGATATATTTAAATTGATTGATCCATCGGTACTGACGACACAAGTGTCGCTCGTCCTCTTGGCGCTCGGTGCCTTCATCGGGATCTGGGGCTCGACGACTTCGCTCGGTCGATTCTTGAAAGTCTAA